A region from the Clostridium beijerinckii genome encodes:
- a CDS encoding Crp/Fnr family transcriptional regulator translates to MKNYGETLDNRSKDINSLYEMYPVLKKIDKENNEIISTQAIFKTVYSDEYVSSADAVCAGVLFVIKGTIKIQKINKDGEETNLYNIKQGEFCHEALSCLSNLESLNIAGKAIQDSEVCIIPFDIVGKHFIQDNEFLLYMYKDLYRKFNLVLENKEDMIHESLESRLIRLLIKKNSKIVYATHNELAFEVDSVREVVSRSLKRIEKRGYIKLERGKIVILKDLNEILKV, encoded by the coding sequence ATGAAAAATTATGGTGAAACATTAGACAATAGATCAAAAGATATAAATTCTTTGTATGAGATGTATCCGGTATTGAAAAAGATTGATAAAGAAAATAATGAAATTATAAGTACACAAGCAATTTTTAAGACTGTATATTCTGATGAATATGTATCTTCAGCAGATGCAGTTTGTGCGGGAGTTTTATTTGTAATAAAGGGAACAATAAAAATACAAAAAATTAATAAAGATGGGGAAGAAACTAATCTTTATAACATAAAACAAGGAGAATTTTGCCATGAAGCTCTAAGCTGTTTATCAAATTTAGAATCTTTAAATATAGCTGGTAAAGCAATTCAAGATTCTGAAGTTTGCATAATACCCTTTGATATAGTTGGAAAACATTTCATTCAAGATAACGAGTTTTTATTATATATGTATAAAGATTTATATAGAAAATTTAATCTTGTTTTAGAAAATAAAGAAGATATGATTCATGAATCTTTAGAATCAAGACTTATTAGATTACTTATTAAGAAAAATAGCAAAATAGTTTATGCAACTCATAATGAATTGGCTTTTGAAGTTGATTCAGTTCGAGAGGTTGTTAGTAGAAGTCTAAAAAGGATTGAAAAAAGAGGATATATAAAATTGGAACGAGGTAAAATCGTAATACTTAAGGATTTAAATGAAATATTGAAAGTTTAA
- a CDS encoding chromate transporter yields the protein MKVLREIFISFFKIGLFTLGGGYAMLPLIQKEVIEKKKWIDEKEFLDMVAVSQSAPGPLAVNISVFVGYRISGIKGLIFAVLGSTLPSFIIIILVASVFIGIENNPIIERVFKGIRPAVVALIAVPALTMSKTANVNRRNVIIPLLAIILVAGFKITPIYVILGAIVIGVLEVKRRNKNDIT from the coding sequence ATGAAAGTTTTAAGAGAAATTTTTATTTCATTTTTTAAAATTGGCCTCTTTACTCTAGGTGGAGGATATGCAATGCTTCCTTTGATTCAAAAAGAAGTGATAGAAAAAAAGAAATGGATAGACGAAAAAGAATTTTTAGATATGGTTGCTGTTTCTCAATCTGCTCCAGGACCTTTAGCTGTAAATATAAGTGTATTTGTAGGGTATAGGATTAGTGGAATTAAAGGTTTAATATTTGCTGTTTTAGGATCTACATTACCTTCTTTTATAATAATAATTTTAGTAGCGTCAGTATTTATAGGTATAGAAAATAATCCTATAATTGAAAGAGTATTTAAAGGAATAAGACCAGCAGTTGTTGCACTCATTGCTGTACCAGCGTTAACAATGAGTAAAACAGCTAATGTAAATAGAAGAAATGTTATTATACCTTTACTAGCTATAATTTTAGTTGCAGGATTTAAAATTACTCCTATATATGTTATTTTAGGTGCTATTGTAATTGGCGTATTAGAGGTAAAAAGGAGAAATAAAAATGATATTACTTAA
- a CDS encoding IS1182 family transposase, producing MYKIKKSYTKDYNEFNDNFQLILPLNLENLIPEDDSVRLLSHVLEGLDYRKLYKAYSSVGRKPAVEPKIMFKIISYAYSQNVYSSRKIEKACKRDINFRWLLQGCKAPDHATISRFRKDYLSNEVIEELFYQQVNYLADQNEVLFENVFIDGTKIEANANRYTFVWKKAIYKNEEKMFNKILTLVENVNLEELKEFSIQKETLINDLDKILEWLLYEKEKRNIEFVHGIGKRKTTIQKWIEQLFEYKERQEKYNFSKTIFSNRNSYSKTDPDATFMHMKDDHMRNGQLKPAYNVQIAVESEYVTGVGIFDDRNDIATLIPMLNNMQEKIGRKYLNVIADSGYESEENYLFLEYNNQTPYIKPQTYEKWKKRSFKNDISKRENMQYDAESDFYVCNNGRKLIPTSIIHRKSASGYKSEVTVYECESCDNCVHKEKCTKAKGNRKMQVSKTFVEKREISYRNITTEIGAKLRMNRSIQVEGAFGVLKSDYEFNRFLTRGKNSVKTEFILLCFGYNINKLHSKIQNGRTQKHLHELKQSA from the coding sequence ATGTACAAAATAAAGAAATCATACACTAAAGATTATAATGAATTTAATGATAATTTTCAACTTATATTACCATTAAATTTGGAAAATTTAATACCAGAAGATGATTCTGTTCGCTTGCTAAGCCACGTATTGGAGGGATTAGATTACAGAAAGTTGTATAAGGCGTACTCTTCCGTTGGAAGAAAACCGGCAGTGGAACCTAAAATCATGTTCAAAATAATATCGTATGCGTATTCTCAAAATGTTTATTCAAGTAGAAAAATAGAAAAAGCATGTAAAAGAGATATAAATTTTAGATGGCTGCTTCAAGGATGCAAAGCCCCTGATCATGCTACAATTAGTAGATTTCGAAAAGATTATCTTTCAAATGAAGTAATTGAAGAATTATTTTATCAGCAAGTTAATTATTTAGCTGATCAAAATGAAGTATTATTTGAAAATGTATTTATTGATGGTACTAAAATCGAGGCGAATGCCAATCGATATACTTTTGTTTGGAAGAAAGCCATTTACAAAAATGAAGAGAAAATGTTTAATAAAATTCTTACTCTTGTTGAAAATGTCAATCTTGAAGAATTGAAAGAATTTAGTATTCAAAAAGAAACATTGATAAATGATCTCGATAAAATTCTCGAATGGCTTTTATATGAAAAAGAGAAGAGAAACATAGAATTTGTTCATGGAATTGGTAAGAGAAAAACTACAATTCAGAAATGGATAGAGCAACTATTTGAATATAAAGAGAGACAAGAAAAATATAATTTCAGTAAAACCATATTCTCAAATAGAAATAGTTATTCTAAAACTGATCCAGACGCAACTTTCATGCATATGAAAGATGATCATATGAGAAATGGTCAATTAAAGCCAGCATATAATGTACAAATTGCAGTTGAAAGCGAATACGTGACCGGTGTCGGAATATTTGATGATAGAAATGACATAGCAACACTAATACCTATGCTTAATAATATGCAAGAAAAAATTGGTCGTAAATATCTTAATGTGATTGCAGATTCGGGTTATGAAAGCGAAGAAAATTATTTATTTTTAGAATACAATAATCAGACCCCATACATAAAGCCGCAAACTTATGAAAAGTGGAAAAAAAGAAGTTTCAAAAATGATATAAGTAAGCGAGAAAATATGCAATATGATGCTGAATCAGATTTTTATGTTTGCAATAATGGTAGAAAGTTGATTCCGACCTCTATTATTCATAGAAAATCCGCCAGTGGATACAAATCAGAAGTTACTGTTTATGAGTGTGAAAGCTGTGATAATTGTGTTCATAAAGAAAAATGTACAAAAGCAAAAGGAAATAGAAAGATGCAGGTTTCGAAAACTTTTGTAGAAAAGCGTGAAATATCTTATAGAAATATTACAACTGAAATTGGAGCTAAATTAAGAATGAACAGATCTATTCAGGTCGAAGGAGCATTTGGAGTTCTAAAAAGTGACTATGAATTCAATAGATTTTTAACACGTGGAAAAAATAGTGTAAAAACTGAATTTATTTTGCTTTGTTTTGGTTATAACATTAACAAATTGCATTCAAAAATCCAAAACGGAAGAACTCAAAAACATCTTCATGAATTAAAACAATCTGCCTAA
- a CDS encoding chromate transporter, producing the protein MLLKLFLTFFKIGLFSFGGGYAMLPLITREVVNVNHWLTNQEFINIVGISQVTPGPLAINTSTYVGYKTAGVIGSIFATFGVVLPSVIIIYIIAKLFMKYRHDKYVENVLKYIRLSSIGLIASAAIMLMGDVFVNIQSIIIFVVAFILSYRFKMDTIVLAILSGITGFIMFK; encoded by the coding sequence ATATTACTTAAATTATTTTTAACATTTTTTAAAATAGGTCTGTTTAGCTTTGGTGGAGGATATGCAATGCTTCCACTAATAACAAGAGAAGTAGTGAACGTAAATCATTGGCTAACTAATCAAGAATTTATAAACATAGTAGGAATTAGTCAAGTAACACCAGGGCCTTTAGCAATTAACACTTCTACTTATGTTGGATATAAAACAGCGGGAGTCATAGGATCAATCTTTGCAACATTTGGAGTAGTTTTGCCATCTGTAATAATAATTTATATTATTGCAAAACTCTTTATGAAATATAGACATGATAAATATGTTGAAAATGTCTTAAAGTATATAAGACTTTCTTCAATCGGTCTTATTGCATCTGCTGCTATTATGCTTATGGGAGATGTTTTTGTAAATATACAAAGCATAATTATATTTGTCGTAGCTTTTATACTAAGTTATAGATTTAAAATGGATACAATTGTTCTAGCTATACTTTCTGGCATAACAGGGTTTATTATGTTCAAATAA
- a CDS encoding sugar kinase, with translation MEAYKSFESLNDRGKHIFDIVQKKGPITKSELIDKTKIKLTTLNRDLQILLDEKIIVEIDIGESTGGRKPSLYDVNPREFYIIGIDISRTYTKIVITNLKLKIIEERLLSHEYEIENINEIIPPYIKDMCTKLHIQKSSIVGIGIGIVDGFNIKPLYDVLDKELDAIICVDNGANAAVIGEYNFGFGKGKKNIAYINCGVGIRTGIISSGVLIRTINNSEDAFGHMIVDANGELCSCGNHGCIESYVSIANITRKFINEMKEINGSYLNKKLNNINYRDVCSLAERENEVAMNIIKNSALYFGIALSNYMKLFNPELIILSGPLIQNSNLFYNIAKEIAFKKCHIKNNNIQFSNGGHYKDNSIAMGACAMVIQKLQN, from the coding sequence TTGGAAGCTTATAAAAGTTTTGAATCATTAAATGATAGAGGCAAGCACATATTTGATATTGTACAAAAAAAAGGTCCTATAACTAAAAGTGAATTGATAGATAAGACTAAAATAAAATTAACTACACTAAATAGAGATCTTCAAATTTTACTTGATGAAAAAATAATCGTAGAAATAGATATTGGAGAATCTACAGGTGGAAGGAAACCTAGTTTATATGATGTGAATCCAAGGGAATTTTATATTATTGGAATTGATATATCGAGAACTTATACTAAAATAGTTATAACGAATTTGAAATTAAAAATAATTGAAGAAAGATTATTAAGCCATGAATATGAGATTGAAAACATAAATGAAATAATACCTCCTTATATAAAAGATATGTGTACAAAATTACACATACAAAAATCATCAATTGTTGGAATTGGGATAGGAATTGTTGATGGATTTAACATTAAGCCCTTATATGATGTTTTAGATAAAGAATTAGATGCAATAATATGTGTAGATAATGGTGCTAATGCAGCAGTTATTGGAGAGTATAATTTTGGATTTGGAAAAGGTAAAAAAAATATTGCGTATATAAACTGCGGTGTAGGAATAAGAACCGGAATTATTTCATCAGGGGTTTTAATTCGCACAATTAACAATTCAGAAGATGCATTTGGTCATATGATTGTTGATGCTAATGGAGAGTTATGCTCTTGTGGTAATCATGGGTGTATAGAGAGTTATGTATCAATAGCAAATATAACAAGAAAATTTATTAATGAAATGAAAGAAATTAATGGATCATATTTAAATAAAAAATTAAATAATATTAATTACAGAGATGTTTGTAGTTTGGCAGAAAGAGAAAATGAAGTTGCTATGAATATTATTAAGAATTCAGCTTTATATTTTGGAATAGCACTTTCAAATTATATGAAATTGTTCAATCCAGAGTTAATAATATTAAGTGGTCCATTAATACAAAATTCAAATTTATTTTATAATATAGCTAAAGAAATAGCTTTTAAAAAATGTCATATTAAAAATAATAATATTCAATTTAGTAATGGTGGACATTATAAAGATAACTCCATAGCAATGGGAGCATGTGCTATGGTTATACAAAAATTACAAAATTAA
- a CDS encoding two-component sensor histidine kinase → MFKKNITFKLTLGFLTIVIVSTLFIGIIALNMFKNNIYEIKQNNMKKHALSISQTIEPYITDTSNNKEFMKIINLLDAIDNAKIWIINSDKSIITASDSNTDSITYINDIEVNKTYTDINEKVLTGTEGYSEIYNPYYKENMMTIAVPIKNKNNSVIGAVVLNSYTSDISDSMNKFFVYLILTILGEIVLVGFMGYYFSKSISKPIKKINVAALELARGHYGIKTNIYQKDEIGELSSSFDLLSLKLEYTISKLFEEKNKLSNIITSMSEGILALDPNFHIINVNQSAINLISHKGMETDAEIIKILSKLNIIEEFNDVIYSNEKKSIITEHKSKVLDFSISPIKNNLNEIIGGVIFIQDISEKEKLEQMRKDFISNVSHEFRTPLTVIKGNLESIVDGMTQQEDIADTCVTLIKETNRLERMVKDLLDLSKLESGTLEIEFIPIDINMLINDTIRGFKLLINNKNMNLQLSLQSNVTTILSDYYKLKQLLIIFLDNAIKFSPYKGILEVSTKADNKNMYITIRDNGIGIPKDEIQYLGEKFFKADKSRNSKVEGTGLGLSIAKGLVKVLNGQFSIESDLDKGTTITISFEILKDSLEVKL, encoded by the coding sequence ATGTTTAAGAAGAATATTACTTTTAAATTAACACTTGGATTTTTAACAATTGTTATAGTTTCAACTCTTTTCATAGGTATTATTGCATTAAATATGTTTAAAAATAATATTTATGAGATTAAACAAAATAATATGAAAAAACATGCTTTATCAATTTCGCAAACCATTGAACCTTATATAACTGACACTTCAAATAATAAGGAATTTATGAAAATTATAAATTTATTAGACGCTATTGATAACGCAAAGATTTGGATTATCAATTCTGATAAAAGTATTATAACTGCATCAGACAGCAATACTGATAGCATTACTTACATAAATGATATTGAAGTAAATAAAACCTATACGGATATTAATGAAAAGGTATTAACTGGTACAGAAGGATATTCTGAAATTTATAACCCTTATTATAAGGAAAACATGATGACTATAGCAGTTCCAATTAAAAACAAAAATAATAGCGTAATAGGTGCTGTAGTTCTTAATTCTTATACATCTGATATATCAGATTCTATGAACAAATTTTTTGTATATTTAATTTTAACTATTTTAGGTGAAATAGTCCTTGTTGGATTTATGGGGTACTATTTTTCTAAAAGTATCTCTAAACCAATAAAAAAGATAAATGTAGCGGCACTAGAACTTGCACGAGGTCACTATGGGATAAAGACCAATATATATCAAAAAGATGAAATAGGAGAGTTATCAAGTTCATTTGACTTATTATCCTTAAAACTTGAATATACCATTAGCAAGCTTTTTGAAGAAAAAAACAAGTTAAGTAATATAATAACGAGTATGAGTGAGGGGATTTTAGCATTGGATCCAAATTTTCATATTATAAATGTAAATCAATCAGCGATAAATCTTATTTCTCACAAAGGTATGGAAACTGATGCAGAAATAATTAAAATCTTATCAAAATTAAATATAATTGAAGAATTTAATGATGTTATATATAGCAATGAAAAAAAATCAATTATAACAGAGCATAAATCAAAAGTATTAGATTTCTCTATATCTCCTATAAAGAACAATTTAAATGAGATTATAGGTGGTGTTATTTTTATTCAAGATATAAGTGAAAAAGAAAAACTTGAACAAATGCGCAAAGACTTTATCTCAAATGTTTCTCATGAATTTAGGACTCCTTTAACAGTTATAAAAGGCAACTTAGAGTCTATTGTAGATGGGATGACGCAACAAGAAGATATAGCAGATACTTGCGTTACACTAATAAAAGAAACTAATCGACTTGAAAGAATGGTTAAAGATCTACTTGATTTAAGTAAGTTAGAATCAGGAACATTAGAGATTGAATTTATTCCTATTGATATTAATATGCTGATTAATGATACAATTAGAGGCTTTAAACTTTTAATAAATAATAAAAATATGAATTTACAATTATCGTTGCAAAGCAATGTGACAACGATATTAAGTGACTATTATAAATTAAAACAACTACTTATAATTTTTTTAGATAATGCAATTAAGTTTTCTCCCTACAAAGGTATTCTAGAGGTATCTACAAAAGCAGATAATAAAAATATGTATATAACTATTAGAGATAATGGAATAGGGATACCAAAAGATGAAATTCAGTACTTAGGAGAAAAATTCTTTAAAGCTGATAAATCAAGAAACTCAAAAGTCGAGGGAACTGGTCTTGGTCTTTCAATAGCTAAAGGATTAGTAAAAGTTTTAAATGGACAGTTCTCTATAGAAAGCGATTTAGACAAAGGTACAACAATAACTATTTCATTTGAAATTTTAAAAGATTCACTGGAGGTGAAATTATGA
- a CDS encoding 4Fe-4S binding protein, protein MEKFLKLWKKYSFVLLIAFIGLGLFDLRFAVVAAICMIAPIIVSFFKGRFWCGNLCPRGSFYDNVVSKFSNKRNPPKFFKSYYFRAIILAIMMTVFISGVSKSWGNLYGIGMVFYRLIVVTTIIGILLSLVYNHRTWCNFCPMGTMASVVSKFRKSKKVLNVSSSCVSCKICEKKCPLGLVPYDYKDDLLSHPDCIQCGKCVSACPKKAIGYNKITIK, encoded by the coding sequence GTGGAAAAATTTTTAAAGTTATGGAAAAAGTATTCGTTTGTCCTGTTAATTGCTTTTATAGGATTAGGTTTGTTTGATTTAAGGTTTGCAGTGGTAGCAGCCATTTGTATGATAGCACCTATAATTGTTTCATTTTTTAAGGGCAGATTCTGGTGTGGAAATTTATGCCCAAGGGGAAGCTTTTATGATAATGTAGTTTCTAAATTTAGTAATAAAAGAAACCCACCTAAGTTTTTTAAATCTTATTATTTTAGAGCTATAATACTAGCAATTATGATGACAGTTTTTATTTCAGGAGTAAGTAAAAGTTGGGGCAATCTTTACGGTATAGGAATGGTATTTTATAGATTAATTGTTGTAACAACTATAATAGGTATTTTATTATCTTTAGTCTATAACCATAGAACATGGTGTAATTTTTGCCCAATGGGAACTATGGCATCAGTTGTATCAAAATTTAGAAAAAGTAAAAAAGTATTAAATGTATCATCATCATGTGTTTCATGTAAAATATGTGAAAAGAAATGTCCATTAGGATTAGTTCCTTATGATTACAAAGATGATTTATTAAGCCATCCAGATTGTATACAATGTGGTAAATGTGTAAGTGCTTGTCCTAAAAAAGCAATAGGATATAATAAAATAACTATAAAATAA
- a CDS encoding rhodanese-like domain-containing protein produces MFGFFKKDEGKVINVNDIDNLIGKVELIDIREVYEYKGGSIKSAKNIPMGQLLNEPDKYLNKSKEYYIMCQSGGRSARACNSLVKQGFDVVNVAGGMGSYAGTKRK; encoded by the coding sequence ATGTTTGGATTTTTTAAAAAAGACGAAGGAAAAGTAATTAATGTAAATGATATTGATAATTTAATTGGAAAAGTTGAATTAATTGATATTAGAGAAGTATATGAATATAAAGGTGGAAGTATAAAAAGTGCTAAAAATATCCCAATGGGACAACTTTTAAATGAACCAGATAAGTATTTAAATAAAAGTAAAGAATATTACATAATGTGTCAATCTGGTGGAAGAAGCGCAAGAGCATGTAATAGTCTTGTAAAACAAGGTTTTGATGTTGTAAATGTTGCAGGCGGAATGGGATCATATGCAGGAACAAAGAGAAAATAG
- a CDS encoding prolipoprotein diacylglyceryl transferase, whose protein sequence is MNPTAFSVMGLDIRWYGIIIATGMTLGILIANYNCKWREVDYDNLLNIVLLSIPIGIVGARLYYVAFEFENYKNNIMEAFNIRHGGLAIHGGLIFAIGTALIYTKIKKLNFIKFADVAAPSIILAQALGRWGNFFNQEAHGDSVSYEFIKHFPMFIQNGMNINGTYYNPTFLYESTWNIIIFIILMILLRKNKKNGVVFFTYIGLYSIGRFLIEGLRTDSLMLGNIRIAQLMSLSGVLIWVIFIFLNYNKKIRRDS, encoded by the coding sequence ATGAATCCAACAGCATTTTCAGTTATGGGACTTGATATAAGATGGTATGGGATAATAATTGCAACAGGAATGACACTCGGAATATTAATTGCAAATTATAATTGTAAATGGAGAGAAGTTGATTATGATAATTTACTAAATATTGTACTTCTTTCTATTCCAATTGGTATTGTAGGTGCAAGACTATATTATGTAGCATTTGAATTTGAAAATTATAAAAACAATATTATGGAAGCATTTAACATAAGGCATGGCGGACTTGCTATACACGGTGGGCTTATTTTTGCAATAGGAACAGCATTAATATATACGAAAATTAAAAAATTAAACTTTATTAAATTTGCAGATGTAGCAGCGCCTTCTATTATACTTGCACAAGCATTGGGACGATGGGGAAACTTTTTTAATCAAGAAGCTCATGGAGATTCTGTCAGTTATGAATTTATTAAACATTTTCCTATGTTTATTCAAAATGGTATGAATATAAATGGAACATATTATAATCCTACTTTTTTATATGAATCTACTTGGAACATAATAATATTTATAATATTAATGATTTTATTAAGGAAAAATAAGAAAAATGGAGTGGTATTTTTCACATATATTGGATTATATTCTATAGGTCGCTTTTTAATTGAAGGATTGAGAACAGATAGCTTAATGCTAGGAAATATTAGGATTGCTCAATTAATGAGCTTGAGTGGGGTTTTGATTTGGGTTATATTTATATTTTTAAATTATAATAAAAAAATAAGGAGAGATTCATGA
- a CDS encoding nitroreductase, translated as MKRYEQQRSFLKSNFGEFKNIKTDKMKGIPQPHIVKSYDSSANIINLPKVSRDVVEEQNIYQCIKVRRSTRFYSDESMSLDELSYLLWATQGITDTNNAGITFRTVPSSGGTHSFETYLFIMKVEGIQNGVYRYLPVEHKLLFMFELNNIEEKVDAITLDQPFVPNFAKKAAVLFAWSVIPYRSEWKFDITAHKKILIDIGHVCQNLYLASESVKSGTCAIGIYDQKMMDELLELDGDEEFVIYLAAVGKKRE; from the coding sequence ATGAAAAGATATGAACAACAAAGAAGTTTTTTAAAGTCTAATTTTGGAGAATTTAAAAATATTAAAACTGATAAAATGAAGGGTATACCTCAACCACATATTGTTAAATCTTATGATTCATCTGCTAATATTATTAATCTCCCAAAGGTAAGTAGAGATGTTGTGGAAGAACAAAATATATATCAGTGTATAAAGGTAAGAAGAAGCACAAGATTTTATAGTGATGAATCAATGAGTCTTGATGAATTATCATATCTATTATGGGCTACTCAAGGTATTACTGATACAAATAATGCAGGAATTACTTTTAGAACAGTACCTTCAAGCGGTGGAACACATTCATTTGAAACATATTTATTTATAATGAAGGTGGAAGGAATACAAAATGGAGTCTATAGATATCTTCCTGTGGAGCATAAGCTTCTATTTATGTTTGAATTAAATAATATAGAAGAGAAAGTTGATGCAATTACATTAGATCAACCATTTGTGCCTAATTTTGCGAAAAAGGCTGCAGTTCTATTTGCATGGAGTGTTATTCCATATCGCTCTGAGTGGAAGTTTGATATTACAGCTCATAAAAAAATTCTAATAGATATTGGTCACGTATGCCAAAATCTCTATTTAGCTAGTGAATCTGTTAAGTCAGGAACTTGTGCTATAGGTATATATGATCAAAAAATGATGGATGAGCTTTTAGAATTAGATGGAGATGAAGAATTTGTAATATACCTTGCTGCCGTTGGAAAGAAGCGAGAATAA
- a CDS encoding DNA-binding response regulator, giving the protein MDKNILIADDNMEIIKILKPYIEKEGFNVIFALDGEEALLKFKHYNPQLILLDIMMPLMDGIEVCNIIRQQSNTPIIMITAKSEDSDKILGLNSGADDYIIKPFSPGEVIARIKAVLRRITPVENNKLSIIKYTPLELDINNYSVKLDGTNMNLTKKEIEVLWMLASSPNNMIKRDALLDTVWGIDYFGDPRTVDTHIKRIRAKLDLNGQYNWDIKTIWGMGYKFEVKDV; this is encoded by the coding sequence ATGGATAAAAATATTCTGATTGCTGATGATAATATGGAAATTATTAAAATCTTGAAACCTTATATAGAAAAGGAAGGTTTTAACGTAATTTTCGCCCTTGATGGGGAAGAAGCACTACTAAAGTTTAAACATTATAATCCTCAATTAATTTTACTTGATATTATGATGCCTTTAATGGATGGAATTGAAGTTTGTAATATAATTAGGCAACAATCAAATACTCCTATTATAATGATAACTGCTAAAAGTGAGGATTCAGATAAGATACTCGGATTAAACTCTGGTGCTGATGATTATATTATAAAACCATTTAGTCCTGGAGAAGTAATAGCAAGAATAAAAGCAGTACTTAGGCGTATTACTCCAGTTGAAAACAATAAGCTATCAATAATTAAATATACACCACTTGAATTAGATATTAATAATTACTCAGTAAAACTAGATGGTACTAATATGAATCTTACAAAAAAAGAGATTGAAGTTTTATGGATGCTTGCTAGCTCTCCCAATAATATGATTAAAAGAGATGCACTGCTAGATACAGTTTGGGGTATAGATTACTTCGGAGATCCCAGAACAGTGGATACACACATAAAAAGAATAAGAGCAAAACTTGATTTAAATGGCCAGTATAACTGGGATATTAAAACTATTTGGGGTATGGGATATAAGTTTGAGGTGAAAGATGTTTAA